The Micromonospora sp. Llam0 genome includes a window with the following:
- a CDS encoding GntR family transcriptional regulator, with protein sequence MPVSSTETTSSALVDATAAKIRAKIMSGEIPIGAQLRQAELAKLLGVSRTPVREALRQLQTGGLIEVVPHRGAVVRVPAPWEVREAYEVRAELEALACERAVSRITDDVLHELREANSLLRRTEQAARGSIPQRRVEDDPGVARARVALAGSTNAANDRFHTLIHQVAGNDWLARVIKEINEAFPRNVSALVLQDNPRHRDDNFHEHERIIAALTAEDGERARREMQAHVISAGEQLARWYERRSATVFRG encoded by the coding sequence ATGCCAGTCAGCTCGACGGAAACCACCAGCAGTGCCCTCGTCGACGCCACCGCGGCCAAGATCCGCGCCAAGATCATGTCCGGCGAGATCCCGATCGGTGCCCAACTGCGCCAGGCCGAGCTGGCCAAGCTGCTCGGGGTCAGCCGCACCCCGGTCCGGGAGGCGCTGCGGCAACTGCAGACCGGCGGGCTGATCGAGGTGGTGCCGCACCGGGGGGCGGTGGTCCGGGTGCCGGCGCCGTGGGAGGTCCGGGAAGCCTACGAGGTCCGTGCGGAGCTGGAGGCGCTGGCCTGCGAACGGGCGGTCAGCCGGATCACCGACGACGTCCTGCACGAGTTGCGGGAGGCCAACTCGCTGCTGCGGCGTACCGAGCAGGCCGCCCGGGGCAGCATCCCGCAGCGGCGGGTCGAGGACGACCCGGGGGTGGCCCGCGCCCGGGTGGCCCTGGCCGGCTCCACGAACGCCGCCAACGACCGGTTCCACACCCTCATCCACCAGGTGGCCGGCAACGACTGGCTGGCCAGGGTGATCAAGGAGATCAACGAGGCGTTCCCGCGCAACGTCTCGGCGCTGGTGCTGCAGGACAATCCGCGGCACCGCGACGACAACTTCCACGAGCACGAACGGATCATCGCCGCGCTCACCGCGGAGGATGGCGAACGCGCTCGGCGCGAGATGCAGGCCCATGTGATCAGCGCCGGTGAGCAGTTGGCTCGCTGGTACGAGCGGCGGTCGGCGACGGTGTTCCGGGGTTGA
- a CDS encoding ABC transporter ATP-binding protein, which yields MTSVPLIQLTGLRVEYPGRGGDPVRAVRDVDLEIREGETLGLVGESGCGKSTLGRAILRITEPTAGSIRLLGREITGLRGTVFRQIRADLQMVFQDPFSSLNPRRRISDSVAEPLLRGRGASRADASRAVDELLDLVGLGRDAGRRRPHEFSGGQRQRIGIARALAPSPRFIVADEPVSALDVSIQAQVVNLLADLTRERGLTMLFISHDLGVVRHIADRIAVMYLGQIIEVADRDTFFGGPAHPYSEALLSAVPTLDRESDRERIVLAGELPDPAHPPAGCLFHTRCRYAVDRCRTEAPALRPIQPGRTVRCHLPLVPQDIPAPSTVTTGGTAP from the coding sequence GTGACCAGCGTGCCACTGATCCAGCTGACCGGCCTGCGGGTGGAGTACCCGGGGCGCGGCGGTGATCCGGTCCGTGCCGTGCGCGACGTCGACCTGGAGATCCGCGAGGGCGAGACCCTCGGCCTGGTCGGTGAATCCGGCTGCGGCAAGTCCACCCTCGGCCGGGCCATCCTGCGGATCACCGAACCCACCGCCGGCAGCATCCGACTGCTCGGCCGGGAGATCACCGGCCTGCGCGGCACCGTGTTCCGGCAGATCCGCGCCGACCTGCAGATGGTCTTCCAGGATCCGTTCAGCTCGCTCAACCCGCGGCGGCGGATCTCCGACAGCGTCGCCGAGCCGCTGCTGCGCGGCCGGGGGGCCAGCCGGGCCGACGCCAGCCGGGCCGTCGACGAACTGCTCGACCTCGTCGGGCTCGGCCGCGACGCCGGCCGACGCCGGCCGCACGAGTTCTCCGGTGGCCAGCGGCAGCGCATCGGCATCGCCCGGGCGCTCGCCCCGTCCCCCCGGTTCATCGTCGCCGACGAGCCGGTCTCCGCGCTCGACGTCTCCATCCAGGCCCAGGTGGTGAACCTGCTCGCCGACCTGACCCGGGAGCGCGGGCTGACCATGCTGTTCATCTCGCACGACCTGGGCGTGGTGCGGCACATCGCCGACCGGATCGCCGTCATGTACCTCGGCCAGATCATCGAGGTCGCCGACCGGGACACCTTCTTCGGCGGACCGGCACACCCGTACAGCGAGGCGCTGCTCTCCGCCGTGCCCACCCTGGACCGGGAGTCAGACCGGGAGCGGATCGTGCTCGCCGGCGAACTGCCCGACCCCGCCCACCCGCCGGCCGGATGTCTGTTCCACACCCGCTGCCGGTACGCCGTCGACCGTTGCCGCACCGAAGCGCCGGCGCTGCGACCGATCCAACCGGGCCGCACGGTCCGTTGCCATCTGCCCCTGGTGCCGCAGGACATCCCGGCACCGTCGACCGTCACCACCGGAGGCACAGCACCGTGA
- a CDS encoding ABC transporter permease: MTVAGARPVGRWRAAYARRSIARSWLATVSWLVVVGFVLMAAIGPLVIGADPERQSNVTLAGFGTAGHPLGTDDLGRDFLARLVYGAQPLLLVAFLATVLAAVIGTTVGMLAGYLGGWGEQILMRVTDIGLAFPSMLLIILVVAASGPGVRSLVVGVGVALSPGLARLARALTAREAARDYVLAARLGGTRSPRIMIQEILPNIAGPLLAQVVMTLSVAAGFAAGLSYLGLGIQPPTPDWGYMVQAGQEFIYSAPRMAVLPAALTLIFVVASNFVGDDLRDALDPRSRR; the protein is encoded by the coding sequence GTGACGGTCGCCGGGGCGCGGCCGGTCGGGCGATGGAGAGCCGCCTACGCGCGGCGCTCCATCGCCCGGTCCTGGCTGGCCACCGTCTCCTGGCTGGTGGTCGTCGGCTTCGTGCTGATGGCGGCCATCGGGCCGCTGGTGATCGGCGCCGACCCGGAGCGGCAGTCCAACGTCACCCTCGCCGGGTTCGGCACCGCCGGGCACCCGCTCGGCACCGACGATCTCGGCCGCGACTTCCTGGCCCGGCTGGTGTACGGCGCCCAACCGCTGCTACTGGTCGCGTTCCTCGCCACCGTCCTCGCCGCAGTCATCGGCACCACCGTCGGGATGCTCGCCGGCTATCTCGGCGGCTGGGGTGAGCAGATCCTGATGCGGGTCACCGACATCGGGCTGGCCTTCCCGTCGATGCTGTTGATCATCCTGGTGGTGGCGGCCAGCGGACCCGGCGTACGCAGTCTGGTGGTCGGGGTCGGTGTCGCGCTGTCGCCCGGCCTGGCCCGGCTGGCCCGGGCGTTGACCGCCCGGGAGGCCGCCCGGGACTACGTGCTCGCCGCCCGGCTCGGCGGTACCCGGTCGCCCCGGATCATGATCCAGGAGATCCTGCCGAACATCGCCGGCCCGCTGCTCGCCCAGGTCGTGATGACCCTGTCGGTGGCCGCCGGATTCGCCGCCGGCCTGTCCTACCTGGGCCTGGGCATTCAGCCGCCCACCCCGGACTGGGGCTACATGGTGCAGGCCGGGCAGGAGTTCATCTACTCGGCACCTCGGATGGCGGTGCTGCCCGCAGCGTTGACGCTGATCTTCGTGGTCGCCAGCAACTTCGTCGGGGACGACCTACGCGACGCGCTGGACCCGAGGAGCCGTCGGTGA
- a CDS encoding ABC transporter ATP-binding protein translates to MTSAPATDHQPVLTVRGLRVEFDVPAGRLPAVAGVDLDLHAGEILALVGESGSGKSALAMSLVGLNRAPGTHITGRVEFDGRDLATASEADLRRVRGRDIAVVFQDALAALNPLQRAGAQVAEMIRTHQRISRARAWQRAEELLADVGIANPARNARAYPHQLSGGMRQRVMIAIGLANDPTVLIADEPTTALDVTIQAQVLATLKRLQAEHGTSIVLITHDLGVVAEVADRVAVMYGGRIVEQGTRDQVLYTPQHPYTMGLLDSVPRVDGPVADRLPAIPGSPLTGVDRPTGCGFAPRCAFAHADCDTAPPELVNRYGEPGHVDACLLDASARHTARTPAAVGGRP, encoded by the coding sequence GTGACCTCCGCCCCGGCGACCGACCACCAGCCCGTGCTCACTGTCCGCGGGCTGCGGGTCGAGTTCGACGTGCCGGCGGGTAGGCTGCCGGCCGTCGCCGGCGTCGACCTCGACCTGCACGCCGGCGAGATCCTAGCCCTGGTCGGCGAGTCCGGCTCCGGCAAGTCCGCCCTGGCGATGAGCCTGGTCGGGCTCAACCGGGCACCCGGCACGCACATCACCGGCCGGGTGGAGTTCGACGGGCGGGACCTGGCCACCGCCAGCGAGGCCGACCTGCGCCGGGTCCGGGGCCGGGACATCGCGGTGGTCTTCCAGGACGCCCTCGCCGCGCTCAATCCGTTGCAACGGGCCGGGGCCCAGGTCGCCGAGATGATCCGTACCCATCAACGGATCAGCCGGGCGCGGGCCTGGCAGCGGGCCGAGGAGCTGCTCGCCGACGTCGGCATCGCCAATCCGGCCCGCAACGCGCGCGCCTACCCGCACCAGCTCTCCGGCGGCATGCGGCAACGCGTCATGATCGCGATCGGGCTGGCGAACGACCCGACCGTACTGATCGCCGACGAGCCCACCACCGCCCTGGACGTCACCATCCAGGCCCAGGTGCTGGCCACCCTCAAACGGCTACAGGCCGAGCACGGCACCTCCATCGTCCTGATCACCCACGACCTCGGGGTGGTCGCCGAGGTCGCCGACCGGGTCGCCGTCATGTACGGCGGCCGCATCGTCGAGCAGGGCACCCGCGACCAGGTGCTGTACACACCGCAGCATCCGTACACGATGGGGTTGCTGGACTCGGTGCCCCGGGTCGACGGGCCGGTCGCCGACCGGCTGCCGGCCATCCCCGGCAGCCCACTCACCGGGGTCGACCGACCGACCGGCTGCGGCTTCGCCCCGCGCTGCGCGTTCGCCCACGCCGACTGCGACACCGCGCCACCCGAGCTTGTCAACCGGTACGGCGAACCCGGCCACGTCGACGCGTGCCTGCTCGACGCGTCGGCCCGGCACACCGCCCGGACCCCGGCAGCGGTCGGAGGTCGACCGTGA
- a CDS encoding ABC transporter substrate-binding protein — protein MSDDPRNLPQHLITRRAMLRGAGLLGLGFGASSLLAACGVASDGSEDGDDGTTSGGTLTLGIDATSAVHDPAFYTSLGDWMAVDCICRGLTFISFETNEPQADLAESWEISDDGLTYTFTLRQGVTFHDGTTFTSADVLASLGRQFNEDDPTLPEGSSRPLRSLGANVASLDAPDEYTVVMVLNSPDATVLNRLSDIGGRIISSAALAEYGADIGKNLVGTGPFQFSSATAGQQVVLTAFEDYRTGRPKVDRLVMQQVQDPSTIVSSLLSGDLSATQFTPYSAIEQLKADDAVTFHETPYSFDAMMMIDARRIPELEVRQAINLAIDREAIIAQAFFGIGAPPDGYTIPPSQDGYDPSLADLSRFDPDEARRLIESAGASGRQVALMAASDSWHPRAAQIVAQNLTDIGLTVVTDSVDPATYFSRLLDPDDEFHELMIWERNSYIPDPDNMIGAMGLPSGVYGDFTSGFNTLSGSEAFADDLAAAKNLPNGSERTAAYTDIQRRFAEQYMVLSMLCYSANPVVTGANVEGANVAALGNHRCFMENASV, from the coding sequence ATGTCGGACGATCCCCGCAACCTCCCGCAGCACCTGATAACCCGTCGCGCGATGCTGCGTGGCGCCGGTCTGCTCGGCCTCGGCTTCGGCGCCAGCAGCCTGCTCGCCGCCTGCGGCGTCGCCTCCGACGGCAGCGAAGACGGCGACGACGGCACCACCAGCGGCGGCACCCTCACGCTCGGCATCGACGCCACCAGCGCCGTCCACGACCCGGCCTTCTACACCTCACTCGGCGACTGGATGGCGGTCGACTGCATCTGCCGTGGGCTGACCTTCATCTCCTTCGAGACCAACGAGCCACAGGCCGACCTCGCCGAGAGCTGGGAAATCTCCGACGACGGGCTGACCTACACCTTCACCCTGCGCCAGGGCGTCACCTTCCACGACGGCACCACCTTCACCTCGGCGGACGTGCTGGCCAGCCTCGGTCGGCAGTTCAACGAGGACGACCCGACCCTGCCCGAGGGGTCGTCCCGGCCGCTGCGCAGCCTCGGTGCCAACGTCGCCTCGCTGGACGCCCCCGACGAGTACACCGTGGTGATGGTGCTCAACAGCCCCGACGCCACCGTGCTCAACCGGCTCTCCGACATCGGCGGCCGGATCATCTCCTCCGCCGCACTCGCCGAGTACGGCGCCGACATCGGCAAGAACCTCGTCGGCACCGGCCCGTTCCAGTTCTCCTCGGCGACCGCCGGGCAGCAGGTGGTGCTGACCGCGTTCGAGGACTACCGCACCGGCCGACCCAAAGTCGACCGGCTGGTGATGCAACAGGTCCAGGACCCGTCGACCATCGTCAGCTCGCTGCTCAGCGGCGACCTGTCCGCCACCCAGTTCACCCCGTACTCGGCGATCGAGCAGCTCAAGGCCGACGACGCGGTGACCTTCCACGAGACGCCGTACAGCTTCGACGCGATGATGATGATCGACGCCCGGCGGATCCCGGAGCTGGAGGTGCGCCAGGCGATCAACCTGGCGATCGACCGGGAAGCGATCATCGCCCAGGCGTTCTTCGGCATCGGCGCGCCACCCGACGGCTACACGATCCCACCGTCGCAGGACGGCTACGACCCGAGCCTGGCCGACCTGAGCCGGTTCGATCCGGACGAGGCCCGGCGGCTGATCGAGTCGGCCGGCGCCAGCGGCCGGCAGGTGGCGTTGATGGCGGCCAGCGACTCCTGGCACCCGCGGGCGGCGCAGATCGTCGCGCAGAACCTCACCGACATCGGGCTGACCGTCGTGACCGACTCGGTCGACCCGGCGACCTACTTCAGCCGGCTGCTCGACCCGGACGACGAGTTCCACGAGCTGATGATCTGGGAGCGCAACTCCTACATCCCGGACCCGGACAACATGATCGGGGCGATGGGCCTGCCGTCCGGGGTGTACGGCGACTTCACCTCCGGGTTCAACACGCTGTCCGGCTCGGAGGCGTTCGCCGACGACCTGGCCGCCGCGAAGAACCTGCCCAACGGTTCCGAGCGCACCGCCGCGTACACCGACATCCAACGCCGGTTCGCTGAGCAGTACATGGTGCTGTCCATGCTCTGCTACTCGGCGAACCCGGTGGTGACCGGCGCGAACGTCGAGGGCGCCAACGTCGCCGCGCTCGGCAACCACCGCTGCTTCATGGAGAACGCCAGTGTCTGA
- a CDS encoding amidohydrolase family protein, translating into MIIDAYNTTQDVRGRSDYLTGARPGQAPPPYTPFDPRRILDRMDAAGVDMAMVCSLAQRIENDFIIGLAKAHPDRLFGFGQVRPADDDALDEIARIADAGLKGLKLHPSLHGYHVADHGLLDPVFAACAEHGLMVLINALDDAFCAPLAVEEIAKGHPQVPTIIAHMGAVWNVPEAIIVAERNPHIYLETSATLISDVKRAYARLGPEQILLGSEWPGSDFDLERMKIAKAIPDAADRALVEGGNMAKLLGITA; encoded by the coding sequence GTGATCATCGACGCGTACAACACCACCCAGGACGTGCGGGGCCGATCCGACTACCTCACCGGCGCCCGGCCGGGGCAGGCACCGCCGCCGTACACGCCGTTCGACCCGCGGCGAATCCTGGACCGGATGGACGCCGCCGGGGTCGACATGGCGATGGTCTGCTCACTGGCCCAGCGGATCGAGAACGACTTCATCATTGGCCTGGCCAAGGCCCACCCGGACCGGCTGTTCGGCTTCGGGCAGGTCCGCCCGGCCGACGACGACGCGCTCGACGAGATCGCCCGGATCGCCGACGCCGGCCTCAAAGGGCTCAAACTGCACCCCAGCCTGCACGGCTACCACGTCGCCGACCACGGACTGCTCGACCCGGTCTTCGCCGCCTGCGCCGAACACGGCCTGATGGTGCTGATCAACGCCCTCGACGACGCGTTCTGCGCGCCGCTGGCAGTCGAGGAGATCGCCAAGGGCCACCCGCAGGTGCCGACGATCATCGCCCACATGGGGGCGGTCTGGAACGTCCCCGAGGCGATCATCGTCGCCGAACGGAACCCGCACATCTATCTGGAGACCTCGGCCACCCTGATCAGCGACGTCAAGCGGGCGTACGCCCGGCTCGGCCCGGAGCAGATCCTGCTGGGCAGTGAGTGGCCCGGATCCGACTTCGACCTGGAACGGATGAAGATCGCCAAGGCGATCCCGGACGCCGCGGACCGGGCACTCGTCGAGGGCGGCAACATGGCCAAGCTGCTCGGGATCACCGCATGA
- a CDS encoding primary-amine oxidase, with protein MSACHPSPDGRNHRNHPLDPPSPAEIARAVAAARADGRLGERTRFWGATLDEAHARAVLAGTAAAGEVRLGLVAMDHAAGTAWEIDVALAAGSRDDGAASDHDNGEDAGDRCLDWRPLDPRRPGITSEEARAAAQACRQSPVFREVLAKRGIHDVSLVMVDAESMGGFEPKRYADRRLTWGTVWHRVDEGDNGYVRPVQGVVPIIDMTTMEVLEVEDHGVVPISAEAGPLEADAWPTRPGLRPLDVVQPDGPSFDVDGWQVSWQGWQLRVGFTHREGLVLYDLEFQGRPVVKRAACNEMYVPYLDPNSTQYRKNFFDWGEYGAGPLTNSLALGCDCLGVIYYFDTAYLGGDGDPVTIPNAICMHEEDHSILWKHNDLRRGVSQVRRSRRLVISNFQTVANYDYGFYWSLYQDGRIELEVKLTGMLSASGIADGDEVRYGRVVAPNVQTPTHQHYFGLRLDMAVDGPRNRLVEEHAEGETDPALDPYGNAVRNVRTPLLRESQAARRTDPSSARRWRVESTTRTNRYGEPTAYRLLLPNTTRSFARPDSVMARRAPFIHQHLWATPYDPQEQFLGGRYPNHAEPGDDGVQVWQRQDRSIDGAELVLWPVLGTHHFPRPEQWPVMPVDAIHMILEPDGFFDRNPAMDVPDPAAARGAGSACCSTGTDVVPAD; from the coding sequence GTGAGCGCGTGCCACCCCAGCCCGGACGGGCGCAATCACCGCAACCATCCGCTCGACCCACCCAGCCCGGCGGAGATCGCCCGGGCCGTCGCCGCCGCCCGCGCCGACGGTCGGCTCGGCGAGCGGACCCGGTTCTGGGGGGCCACGCTGGACGAGGCACACGCCCGGGCCGTCCTGGCCGGCACGGCGGCGGCCGGGGAGGTCCGACTCGGACTGGTGGCCATGGACCACGCCGCCGGCACCGCCTGGGAGATCGACGTCGCGCTGGCCGCCGGGAGCCGGGACGACGGTGCGGCGTCGGACCACGATAACGGCGAAGATGCCGGCGACCGCTGCCTCGACTGGCGGCCGCTCGACCCGCGTCGGCCCGGCATCACCTCCGAGGAGGCCCGCGCCGCCGCCCAGGCCTGCCGGCAGAGCCCGGTGTTCCGCGAGGTGCTCGCCAAGCGGGGCATCCACGACGTCTCCCTGGTGATGGTCGACGCCGAGTCGATGGGCGGCTTCGAGCCGAAGCGGTACGCCGACCGGCGGCTCACCTGGGGCACCGTCTGGCACCGCGTCGACGAGGGCGACAACGGCTACGTGCGCCCGGTGCAGGGCGTGGTGCCGATCATCGACATGACGACCATGGAGGTCCTGGAGGTCGAGGACCACGGCGTGGTGCCGATCTCGGCCGAGGCCGGCCCGCTGGAGGCCGATGCCTGGCCGACCCGGCCCGGGCTGCGGCCGTTGGACGTCGTGCAGCCCGACGGTCCGAGTTTCGACGTCGACGGCTGGCAGGTCAGCTGGCAAGGCTGGCAGCTGCGGGTGGGCTTCACCCACCGCGAGGGCCTGGTCCTGTACGACCTGGAGTTTCAGGGTCGCCCGGTGGTCAAGCGGGCCGCCTGCAACGAGATGTACGTGCCGTACCTCGACCCCAACTCCACCCAGTACCGCAAGAACTTCTTCGACTGGGGCGAGTACGGTGCCGGGCCGTTGACCAACTCGCTTGCCCTCGGCTGCGACTGCCTCGGCGTCATCTACTACTTCGACACGGCCTACCTCGGTGGCGACGGCGACCCGGTGACCATCCCGAACGCGATCTGCATGCACGAGGAGGACCACAGCATCCTCTGGAAGCACAACGACCTGCGTCGCGGGGTCAGCCAGGTGCGCCGCTCCCGTCGGTTGGTCATCTCCAACTTCCAGACCGTGGCCAACTACGACTACGGCTTCTACTGGTCGCTCTACCAGGACGGCCGGATCGAGTTGGAGGTCAAGCTGACCGGGATGCTCTCCGCCTCCGGCATCGCCGACGGCGACGAGGTGCGCTACGGCCGGGTCGTCGCGCCGAACGTGCAGACCCCGACCCACCAGCACTACTTCGGGCTACGCCTGGACATGGCGGTGGACGGTCCGCGCAACCGGCTGGTCGAGGAGCACGCCGAGGGCGAGACCGACCCGGCGCTCGACCCGTACGGCAACGCGGTACGCAACGTGCGTACCCCGCTGCTGCGTGAGTCGCAGGCGGCGCGCCGCACCGATCCGTCGTCAGCCCGCCGCTGGCGGGTGGAGAGCACCACCCGGACCAACCGGTACGGTGAACCGACGGCCTACCGGCTGCTGCTGCCGAACACCACCCGGTCGTTCGCCCGGCCGGACTCGGTGATGGCCCGCCGGGCACCGTTCATCCACCAGCACCTGTGGGCCACCCCGTACGACCCGCAGGAGCAGTTCCTCGGTGGCCGCTATCCCAACCACGCCGAGCCGGGCGACGACGGTGTACAGGTCTGGCAGCGCCAGGACCGGTCGATCGACGGCGCGGAGCTGGTGCTGTGGCCGGTGCTCGGCACCCATCATTTCCCGCGCCCCGAGCAGTGGCCGGTGATGCCGGTGGACGCGATCCACATGATCCTCGAACCGGACGGCTTCTTCGACCGCAATCCGGCGATGGACGTGCCGGATCCGGCCGCTGCCCGCGGTGCGGGCAGTGCCTGCTGCTCCACCGGAACAGACGTGGTGCCGGCCGACTGA
- a CDS encoding ABC transporter permease, translating to MRLLRGRSLPMLTVRRLASVPVVLFVLASLVFLAIRQLPGSPSSTLAATGTQGLSAEQISDNEARINEALGLDRPIWEQYLRYLGDLLGLDLGRSFYGGNSVLHLLGGALPATIELTVAAMLIAVLIGVVTGVIAALRRDTWVDTTTRSIATVSFSLPWFALGVLSIVIFGVWLRWMPVIGRLPSQLDYQPTTNFVLLDAILQDRPELVGPWLQYLILPATTLALAMAGFITRIVRASVLEVLSDDFVRTARMKGLRERTILRRHVLRNAGLPIVTVLGLQFGSLLGGSVITETVFSYPGVGNLLVSSVLQRDYPVVQGAALAIALLFVLVNAAVDLFYLVLDPRLRKG from the coding sequence ATGCGGCTGCTGCGCGGCAGGTCGCTGCCGATGCTCACGGTACGCCGGCTGGCCAGCGTGCCGGTGGTGCTGTTCGTCCTGGCCTCCCTGGTGTTCCTGGCCATCAGGCAGCTGCCCGGCTCGCCGTCGTCCACCCTCGCGGCCACCGGCACCCAAGGGCTCAGCGCCGAGCAGATCTCGGACAACGAGGCCCGGATCAACGAAGCACTCGGCCTGGACCGGCCGATCTGGGAGCAGTACCTGCGCTACCTCGGCGACCTGCTCGGGCTGGATCTCGGGCGTTCCTTCTACGGCGGCAACAGTGTGTTGCATCTGCTGGGTGGCGCGCTGCCAGCGACGATCGAGCTGACCGTCGCGGCGATGCTGATCGCCGTCCTGATCGGGGTCGTCACCGGAGTGATCGCGGCGCTGCGTAGGGACACCTGGGTGGACACCACCACCCGGTCCATCGCCACGGTCAGCTTCTCGCTGCCCTGGTTCGCCCTCGGCGTACTGAGCATCGTGATCTTCGGGGTGTGGCTGCGCTGGATGCCGGTGATCGGTCGGCTGCCCAGCCAGCTCGACTACCAGCCCACCACCAACTTCGTGCTGCTCGACGCGATCCTGCAGGACCGGCCCGAACTGGTCGGGCCGTGGCTGCAGTACCTGATCCTGCCGGCCACCACCCTCGCGCTGGCGATGGCCGGCTTCATCACCCGGATCGTGCGGGCCTCGGTGCTGGAGGTGCTCAGCGATGACTTCGTGCGGACCGCCCGGATGAAAGGGCTGCGGGAGCGGACCATCCTGCGCCGGCACGTGCTGCGCAACGCCGGCCTGCCCATCGTGACCGTGCTCGGACTGCAGTTCGGTTCGCTGCTCGGCGGCTCGGTGATCACCGAGACGGTCTTCTCCTACCCGGGCGTCGGCAACCTGCTGGTCAGCTCGGTGCTGCAGCGCGACTATCCGGTGGTGCAGGGCGCCGCGCTGGCGATCGCGCTGCTCTTCGTACTGGTCAACGCCGCGGTCGATCTGTTCTACCTGGTCCTGGACCCGCGCCTTCGGAAAGGATGA
- a CDS encoding alpha/beta fold hydrolase, whose product MDIVLVHGAGGTPGTWAHVAPLLRAVGHRVHLVTNPMNSLVEDVANTTAVLADCAAPVLLVGHSYGGAVITNVGRDERVAGLVYVCAFAPDEGESIQDIIGRYPPAEASRHMRRGPNGEWASEHSPEYWAEIGWDVPEAERDNFDADSRPSADAIFAQPTGLPAWRDKPSWYLVAAQDKTLRPDTQRDMAARADATVAEITGSHFTPRVWPREVADLVERAAASITGAPR is encoded by the coding sequence ATGGATATCGTGCTGGTGCATGGTGCCGGCGGCACCCCGGGCACCTGGGCACACGTGGCGCCGTTGCTGCGCGCCGTCGGACACCGGGTACACCTGGTCACCAATCCGATGAACTCGCTCGTCGAGGACGTCGCCAACACCACCGCCGTACTTGCCGACTGCGCCGCACCGGTGCTGCTGGTCGGCCACTCCTACGGCGGGGCGGTGATCACCAACGTCGGCCGCGACGAGCGGGTCGCCGGGCTCGTCTACGTCTGCGCCTTCGCCCCCGACGAAGGCGAGTCGATCCAGGACATCATCGGCCGCTACCCGCCGGCCGAGGCCAGCCGGCACATGCGGCGCGGTCCGAACGGTGAATGGGCCTCGGAGCACAGCCCCGAGTACTGGGCGGAGATCGGCTGGGACGTGCCGGAAGCCGAGCGGGACAACTTCGACGCCGACTCTCGCCCCAGCGCCGACGCGATCTTCGCGCAGCCCACCGGGCTGCCCGCCTGGCGCGACAAGCCGTCCTGGTACCTGGTCGCGGCACAGGACAAGACGCTGCGCCCGGACACCCAACGGGACATGGCGGCCCGCGCCGACGCCACCGTAGCCGAGATCACCGGCAGTCACTTCACCCCCCGGGTGTGGCCCCGTGAAGTGGCCGACCTGGTGGAGCGGGCTGCCGCCAGCATCACCGGAGCGCCCCGGTGA